The Theileria equi strain WA chromosome 2 map unlocalized gcontig_1105316255037, whole genome shotgun sequence genomic sequence ATTCTAGGTATAATCCACATCTATTAACATGTGGCATAGAATAGAGAACTAGTGACAATGCACTGTCTGCGAAACTTGCACAATCTCCTGCTCACACCATAGACACTTCCAAATGTGTGAGTGAATGAGGATGTTGATGAGACAATATGGGCAAAAAGGATGACATATCATTGCAACAAGCCAAAAATAATCCATGGAATCACGACAATATCAATGCAGTATGCTCTTCCAGTAGGCAGTGCTAGCGATACAgccctctagactactctcgTTAGCTATTCCTATGGAAGACAATACAACCATCATTTAGACACTTTGTCCAACAACGACATTCTCTTGATCTGTAGCAAAATTTGGCATAAAACTCACCAATCACGGGGCAACATGCAAAAGTCTACAAACTCACAGCAGATGGAACTCCTCGTTTTGTACCGTGACACACATGTGACAGTTTTCAAGAGCAAATTGGTAGGATGAACTAAAAATGTCGCGATTAAGACAAGAAAAAATTATTCCGGAAGAAACATTTTCTCTCCTCTTTCTTCGCTAATGGGGATATCCGAAGAATATTCTTCGCAGAATTTTTTTCCACTCTTTTATGGATGTGGAAGGTCAGTTGACCAAATTTATGTTTTGTTTTCATGTAAACACATGGCTGCTCATTTCATAACATTAGAATAATGAGGGCAGAGGATGGACCCGTTCGGCTCTGTCTCTGCAATTCGCATCCTTCCACACACTAGAATCCCAGGTTTGCGTCTCATATGAACGTTAAAATGTGGGATAAAGTGCCTATATCAGAAACTACCACTCATcacttttgggagagtgaAGTGGAGGTGGtcaggaagaagacaatAGCACCGAATGGGAAGAAGTTTAAATACTTTGATGACAAGGGaatcttcaactttgtctttCTGCTATGGATGTACAGGTGGGTTTGGACAGCAGCTAGGAGGTACTTGGACGCTTACATGATTCACCCACTTCCACTGGCAGACCAGACAATCATCTGGTATCCTATATTCTCAAGGCATGTCAGCGATGGTATCGCAAGCCTGGAGGCATATGAATACATGGGTAAGGATGGGCGAAAGCGAGCCCCCAAACCCGTGAAACACATTTTATGGCGAGCTATCTTGTTAACATTTTGGAAGAGGCTACTCATTATTCTAATAGGGATTGTGATTATGAATGCAATTAGTATGAGCGTCGCCGTTTTTCTGCACAAATTACTAGAGTTACTCTATAGAAGGGACTTTAGGTTCATTACACTGTTCTCTCTGGCATTTTCTATCATCTTAATTGAGTTAATAAAGGAGCTTTGTATGGATCATATAAATTACTATTTGCAAAGGGCTATGCTAATCATTGACTCATGCCTTAGAATTACAATATTTCAACACGGTTTATGCTACAGAAGGAGTCAATTTGGAAACTTTCAGGCAAAGGGAGGAGCTTGCAAGAGTATTATACACAGCTGCTCTGGAGAGGATCTCTGTTCTAGTGACCCACTTCTCTGCCCAGCTAGACGTTACAAGAACAATGAGGTCACACCAAAGATATACAGTCTTATTCTAAATGACTCATACTTCATTCCGTTTTTCATTGATTTTGTAACAGGTTCCATATAGTGCTAGAGAGGAGTCAATTGGGGTTGTTCAGAAGAACCTCCGTAATGTTGTACCTAAAGAAGTTGCTCAACAACTAGAAGGTTCTGTTTCTCCATCTGTAGCTTCTATGGAAGGAACTACTCTTgacctctcttctccagactcttctttattctctctggCTGATGATTTGGTTTATGGAGTGAGTCACAAGGCTTTTGTTCCCAAGGATGGATCTTCTGTAGTGACTATAGTGGACGACGGAGATACGCTTTGGAGTGCTACAGACActcaagaaggatgtaCAGGTGCCTACCTTTTTTCCAGGGAAGGACACTCTTCTCAGTGTCTATACAAGGGGTGCCGGAGATGAgaccttttgttttgagaaagttgatggagcatggaagaatgtggacaAGTTTGACTTTGAGCATAAACTCCACTTAATGAAGGACTTTTCTGCACCTGCTGGTGAGGAACATAGGGAGGAAGATACATGGTTTACTGAGGATTTACTCTCCATGGGGAGAATATTATAGTTAAAAGCATCACACAAAGCTGTAAACACTTGTtattaatgcagtaaaatCTACCTTGTAGGCGGAGGAATCAGACGGTTGTCTGTGGTCCCTATGGACCctaatttctaccataCACGTGCATGTACCCGGATTCCCAGTTCATAAGTATCTAGACAACATTCCCCCTTGGAAGAATGGTTCTGAAAGACTGGGACATACATTAAACCTGATACGATTTAGTCACTAATCCACGACTGGATCTCACAGAACTCGACATTCTTTACACGGAAACACGCTAAGCCATGTAAAGGTCATTTCCCTTGCTATCAATGACAATGAACGCTGGAAAGTCTTCTACATGAATCCTGTGCACAGCTTCCATTCCAAGCTCGTGAAAGTCGATTACTTCTACACTCTTGATACACTCTTGCGCAATCAAAGCTGCTGGACCACCTACAGAGCCAAGGTAAACAGCTCCATACTCTTTACAGGTACGTCTAAACTGAGTACTTCTGTTTCCCTTGGCCAGAGTAATTAGCGAGGCTCCGTTCTTCATCAAAGTTTGTGCGTAAGtgtccattcttccagcAGTAGTTGGACCAAATGAACCGCTGACATAACCTTCAGGGGTCTTGGCTGGACCTGTAGGATGTATTAGTGGCTGCACTTAGGAATGAATAGAGAGTACAGCTTCGCACAGACGTTCCAGAAGATAAAGAGAGTAACAAACCTGCATAGTATATCGGAAACTCTTTAAAATAATCTGGCAATTTCCCAGTCTCTTCAAACTGCTTTACGATACGAGCATGCGCAATATCTCTGGCAACAATCAAAGGTCCAGACAGCAATATGCGTGTCTTTACTGGGTACTGGCGTATTTGCTCTAGCACCTTTTCCATACCAACGGAAATGTCTATTCTTACTTCATTTCCTGATCGTTTTATGGAGACTAAAGACAACTTACCATCTGATGCCTCCTGGATCGTTTCAGATACATCCGGGAGATATTGCGCTGGGTCATGTTCGAGTTGCTCCAAGTAGACTAGATGTTTTGTGAATATGTATTTAGAATGATGCGGGTATAGCTGCCATGAATTGGATTATAGATGGCCAAGGACCATCTACACCAAGTTCCTAGCGGCCACACTCGCGTAGACTAACTACGATAATACCTCCAGATTCATTAATCTTGGCTAGAATTTGGCGATCTGCCGAGCAAGAGACTCCGATTCCTGTGAAGCACATTTCTcaaaaacatttacataCCAATTGGACAGGATGCCCCGTGTCTTGGGAGTCTAACGACTCTAACATCATGACAAAAGTATTTTCCTCCAAATTGAGCCCCAATTCCAATTGTTCTAGTCCTCTGAAAGTGTTTGAAATGAATAAAAGGATAGGACAAACAAATTTGGATAATTATCATAAGGTGGACACTAacctttaaaatttcaCTTTCAAGCTCCATATCCCTGAAAGCCTGACCAAATTGACCTCCTTGAGTTGGAAGAGTATCTAGATACTTGCAACTCGCCAACTTTACAGTTTTTAGCGTCATTTCTGCAGACAAGCCACCAACAACAATTGCAAGATGATATGGAGGACATGCGGATGTTCCAATCGTCTTTATTTGTTCCATAAGGAACTCTACAAGTGTTGGTTCATTCAAAACAGCCTTTGTTTGTTGATACAAGAAGGTCTTGTTAGCTGATCCACCACCCTTTGCAATGAAGAGAAGATTATATTCCATTCCATCTTGCGAATAAAGTTCAATTTGAGCAGGAAGGTTACACTTGGTGTTTACCTCTTCATACATTGATAGAGGGGACATTTGGCTATATCTGCAAGGAGAAATGGATTTGTATAAGATGCACGTAATACCTGAAATGTTGTTTCATATAGGCGTCGTATACTCCACCGGTTATTGCCAATTCATCTCCCTCGCTAAAGATGGAATTTCCACGTTTGCCCAGAATTATGGCAGTTCCAGTGTCTTGGCAACCAGGTAATACCCTGAATATTAATGTGAAATATtgtaaagatggtaaaggtgATATAGCAGAGTGACCAGAGGTGAAGGATGAGCATTCTTAGAGCAACTAGAAGGGGTGTAGCAACCATACGAAGGATATTATTTTACAATGTCCACGTTTAATCCACACTATGCATAGAAACTAAAAAGGAATCTGTCAGAAATATTTATACTGAGA encodes the following:
- a CDS encoding hypothetical protein (encoded by transcript BEWA_036460A) codes for the protein MEGTTLDLSSPDSSLFSLADDLVYGVPTFFPGKDTLLSVYTRGAGDETFCFEKVDGAWKNVDKFDFEHKLHLMKDFSAPAGEEHREEDTWFTEDLLSMGRIL
- a CDS encoding fumarate hydratase family member protein (encoded by transcript BEWA_036470A); this translates as MEEDGNHGGKKCNDTPYGYNAVYSHPYLWVLPGCQDTGTAIILGKRGNSIFSEGDELAITGGVYDAYMKQHFRYSQMSPLSMYEEVNTKCNLPAQIELYSQDGMEYNLLFIAKGGGSANKTFLYQQTKAVLNEPTLVEFLMEQIKTIGTSACPPYHLAIVVGGLSAEMTLKTVKLASCKYLDTLPTQGGQFGQAFRDMELESEILKRTRTIGIGAQFGGKYFCHDVRVVRLPRHGASCPIGIGVSCSADRQILAKINESGVYLEQLEHDPAQYLPDVSETIQEASDGNEVRIDISVGMEKVLEQIRQYPVKTRILLSGPLIVARDIAHARIVKQFEETGKLPDYFKEFPIYYAGPAKTPEGYVSGSFGPTTAGRMDTYAQTLMKNGASLITLAKGNRSTQFRRTCKEYGAVYLGSVGGPAALIAQECIKSVEVIDFHELGMEAVHRIHVEDFPAFIVIDSKGNDLYMA
- a CDS encoding conserved hypothetical protein (encoded by transcript BEWA_036450A) codes for the protein MNVKMWDKVPISETTTHHFWESEVEVVRKKTIAPNGKKFKYFDDKGIFNFVFLLWMYRWVWTAARRYLDAYMIHPLPLADQTIIWYPIFSRHVSDGIASLEAYEYMGKDGRKRAPKPVKHILWRAILLTFWKRLLIILIGIVIMNAISMSVAVFLHKLLELLYRRDFRFITLFSLAFSIILIELIKELCMDHINYYLQRAMLIIDSCLRITIFQHGLCYRRSQFGNFQAKGGACKSIIHSCSGEDLCSSDPLLCPARRYKNNEVTPKIYSLILNDSYFIPFFIDFVTGSI